One window of Papaver somniferum cultivar HN1 chromosome 9, ASM357369v1, whole genome shotgun sequence genomic DNA carries:
- the LOC113311901 gene encoding uncharacterized protein LOC113311901, which yields MAPSPPPPQFQKIYPVAFGIVPCENCESWQWFLTNLKGIIREDRPLTIISDRGIGFLKHVPEVFLNVFHSFCLYHMKGNIHVPKGRSRQTTVKLFKECYTALTKEKIYVAAKSMSNLKLDSVVAWMIKIPFENWAAHAFLGERWGENTSNIAESFSNVIKHDKPLPALELVDVIRATVMEQNYKRLLESNKWTTRLIPRMQARFNKRINDCRSYKFRRSSDKVFEIISPIGKHTVDLDSRTCRCKWWQKHSFSCTHAMKAMLQIRK from the exons ATGGCAccgtcgccaccaccaccacaattTCAAA aGATCTATCCAGTTGCATTTGGAATTGTTCCTTGTGAAAATTGTGAGAGTTGGCAATGGTTCTTAACCAATTTGAAGGGTATTATTCGTGAAGATCGTCCACTGACCATCATATCAGATCGTGGAATCGGCTTTTTGAAGCATGTACCTGAAGTTTTCCTAAATGTTTTCCATTCTTTCTGTTTGTACCATATGAAAGGAAATATTCATGTTCCAAAGGGCAGGAGTAGACAAACTACAGTCAAGTTATTCAAAGAGTGTTACACTGCATTAACGAAGGAAAAAATTTATGTTGCTGCGAAGAGTATGAGTAATCTAAAGTTGGATTCAGTGGTTGCTTGGATGATAAAGATTCCATTCGAGAATTGGGCTGCTCATGCATTTCTAGGAGAAAGGTGGGGTGAGAACACATCTAATATTGCTGAAAGTTTTAGCAACGTCATTAAGCATGATAAGCCGCTTCCAGCACTTGAGCTTGTTGATGTTATTCGTGCTACGGTAATGGAGCAGAATTATAAGAGGTTATTGGAGTCTAACAAGTGGACTACAAGGCTTATTCCTCGTATGCAAGCAAGGTTCAACAAGAGGATAAACGACTGCCGTTCATACAAGTTTCGGAGATCAAGTGATAAAGTATTTGAGATCATTTCTCCAATAGGTAAGCATACTGTCGACTTGGATTCTAGAACTTGCAGATGCAAATGGTGGCAAAAACATAGCTTTTCTTGCACTCATGCAATGAAAGCAATGTTGCAGATTAGAAAATGA
- the LOC113313196 gene encoding spliceosome-associated protein 130 A-like, with amino-acid sequence MYLYSLTLQKATGVVCATNGNFIGGKSQEMVVARGKVLDLIRPDENGKIQTILSVEVFGAIRSLAQFRLTGSQKDYIVVGSDSGRIVILEYNKERNCFDKIHQETFGKSGSRRIVPGQYIAVDPKGRAVMVAACEKQKLVYVLNRDTAARLTISSPLEAHKSHTIVYSIAGVDCGFDNPIFAAIELDYSEADQDSTGQAATEAQKHLTFYELDLGLNHVSRKWTEPIDNGANMLVTVPGGGDGPSGVLVCAENFVIYKNQGHPDVRAVIPRRVDLPPERGVLIVSASMHRQKSMFFFLLQTEYGDIFKVTLDHNNDRVTELKIKYFDTIPVTAAMCVLKTGFLFAASEFGNHGLYQFKAIGDDADVEASSSTLMETDEGFHPVFFQPRGLKNLVRIDQVESLMPMMDMKVSNLFEEETPQIFTICGRGPRSSLRILRPGLAVAEMAVSQLPGIPVAVWTVKKNVSDEFDAYIVVSFAQATLVLSIGETVEEVSDSGFLDTTASLSVSLLGDDSLMQVHPNGIRHIRDDGRINEWKTPGKRTIVKVASNRLQVVIALSGGELIYFEMDMTGQLMEVEKHEMSGDVACLDIAPVPEGRQRSRFLAVGSYDNTIRILSLDPDDCMQILSVQSVSSAPESLLLLEVQASVGGEDGADHPASVFLNAGLQNGVLYRTVVDMVTGQLTDTRSRFLGLRAPKLFSTLVRGRRAMLCLSSRPWLGYIHQGHFLLTPLSYETLEYAASFSSDQCAEGVVAVAGTALRIFAIERLGETFNETVIPLRYTPRKFVIHPKKKLLVIIESDQGALAAEEREAARKECLEDARMGENGNANGNGEQMENGADDEKEDPLSDEQYGYPKAEAEKWVSCIRVVEPRRILEQETAGTCTTCLLELQDNEAAFSLCTVNFHDKEYGTLLAVGTAKGLQFWPKKSCTAGFIHICRFMDDGRRLELLHKTQVEGVPLSLCQFQGRLLAGIGQTLRLYDLGKKRLLRKCENKLFPNTIVSIQTYRDRIYVGDIQESFHYCKYRRDENQLYIFADDSVPRWLTASYHIDFDTMAGADKFGNVYFVRLPQDLSDEIEEDPTGGKIKWEQGKLNGAPNKLEEIVQFHIGDNITCMQKASLIPGGGECMIYGTVMGSVGSLLAFTSREDVDFFSHLEMHMRQEHPPLCGRDHMAYRSAYFPVKDVIDGDLCEQFPNLPLDLQRKIADELDRTPGEILKKLEDVRNKII; translated from the exons ATGTATCTCTATAGTTTAACCTTGCAAAAAGCTACTGGTGTTGTATGTGCAACGAATGGGAACTTCATTGGTGGAAAATCACAAGAGATGGTAGTAGCAAGAGGTAAAGTACTAGATCTAATACGTCCTGATGAAAACGGTAAGATCCAAACTATTCTGTCAGTTGAAGTTTTTGGAGCTATTCGTTCATTAGCTCAGTTTAGATTAACTGGTTCACAAAAAGATTATATCGTAGTTGGTTCTGATTCTGGTCGTATTGTAATTCTTGAATATAATAAAGAAAGAAATTGTTTTGATAAAATTCATCAAGAAACTTTTGGGAAATCTGGCTCCAGAAGAATTGTGCCAGGACAGTATATAGCTGTTGATCCTAAAGGACGTGCTGTTATGGTTGCCGCTTGTGAGAAACAAAAGCTTGTTTATGTATTGAATAGAGATACTGCTGCTAGGTTAACCATATCTTCCCCTTTAGAAGCTCACAAGTCTCATACTATTGTGTATTCCATTGCTGGGGTTGATTGTGGTTTTGATAATCCTATTTTTGCTGCAATTGAGCTTGATTATTCTGAAGCTGATCAGGATTCTACTGGGCAAGCAGCCACCGAAGCTCAGAAGCATCTTACGTTCTATGAGCTTGATTTAGGGCTTAATCATGTCTCCAGAAAATGGACTGAACCGATTGATAATGGTGCTAATATGCTTGTTACGGTTCCTGGAGGTGGAGATGGACCTAGTGGTGTTCTTGTTTGTGCTGAAAATTTTGTCATCTACAAGAACCAAGGTCACCCTGATGTACGAGCTGTCATTCCCCGACGAGTTGATTTGCCTCCAGAGCGCGGGGTTCTCATAGTTTCTGCCTCTATGCATAGACAGAAGTCCATGTTCTTCTTTTTGTTACAAACTGAGTATGGAGATATATTTAAGGTGACTCTTGACCACAATAATGATCGAGTTACTGAGTTGAAGATCAAGTATTTTGATACTATACCTGTAACAGCTGCGATGTGTGTTCTCAAAACAGGGTTTCTGTTTGCTGCCTCAGAATTTGGGAACCATGGGCTGTATCAGTTCAAGGCCATTGGAGATGATGCTGATGTTGAAGCTTCCTCATCTACGTTGATGGAAACTGACGAAGGTTTTCACCCTGTCTTTTTCCAGCCTAGAGGTCTTAAGAACCTTGTTAGAATTGATCAAGTTGAGAGTCTGATGCCTATGATGGACATGAAAGTTTCAAATCTATTTGAGGAAGAAACTCCTCAGATATTTACTATTTGTGGTCGGGGACCACGTTCATCTCTACGAATTTTGAGGCCTGGTTTGGCTGTTGCTGAGATGGCTGTGTCTCAACTTCCTGGTATACCAGTTGCTGTTTGGACAGTAAAGAAGAATGTGAGTGATGAGTTTGATGCATATATTGTTGTTTCCTTTGCGCAAGCAACTCTTGTGCTCTCTATTGGCGAGACAGTCGAGGAAGTTAGTGATAGTGGGTTTCTGGATACAACTGCTTCACTTTCTGTCTCTTTGTTAGGAGATGATTCTCTGATGCAAGTCCACCCAAATGGTATTAGGCATATAAGGGATGATGGTCGTATTAATGAGTGGAAAACTCCTGGGAAGAGAACGATTGTGAAAGTTGCTTCTAACAGGCTTCAAGTGGTTATCGCTTTAAGTGGAGGGGAGCTTATCTATTTTGAGATGGACATGACAGGTCAGTTGATGGAGGTCGAAAAGCATGAGATGTCTGGAGATGTGGCTTGTTTGGATATTGCTCCAGTTCCCGAGGGTAGACAGAGGTCTCGTTTCCTTGCAGTTGGATCCTATGACAACACAATCCGAATTTTATCCTTAGACCCTGATGACTGTATGCAGATTCTGAGTGTGCAAAGTGTGTCTTCAGCGCCTGAATCTCTCCTATTACTAGAAGTTCAGGCATCTGTTGGCGGGGAGGACGGTGCTGATCATCCGGCTAGTGTGTTCCTTAATGCTGGATTACAGAATGGGGTTCTTTACAGAACAGTCGTTGACATGGTGACAGGTCAGCTTACTGATACCAGGTCCCGCTTCTTAGGTCTGAGAGCACCTAAGCTCTTCTCTACTCTAGTGAGGGGCAGGCGGGCAATGCTTTGCTTGTCAAGTAGGCCTTGGCTGGGTTATATTCACCAAGGACATTTCTTGTTGACCCCTCTTTCTTACGAGACTCTCGAGTATGCAGCGTCATTTTCATCTGATCAGTGTGCTGAAGGTGTGGTAGCTGTTGCTGGGACTGCATTAAGGATCTTTGCTATTGAAAGACTTGGAGAAACTTTTAATGAAACTGTTATACCATTGAGGTATACCCCTAGGAAATTTGTTATTCACCCAAAGAAGAAGTTGCTGGTAATAATTGAAAGTGATCAGGGAGCACTTGCTGCAGAGGAGCGTGAAGCTGCAAGGAAGGAGTGTTTGGAAGATGCTAGGATGGGGGAGAATGGAAATGCAAATGGAAATGGAGAACAGATGGAGAATGGGGCTGATGATGAAAAGGAAGACCCTCTTTCTGATGAGCAGTATGGTTATCCGAAAGCAGAGGCAGAAAAGTGGGTGTCTTGTATCAGAGTTGTTGAGCCGAGGAGAATTCTTGAGCAAGAAACTGCAGGCACTTGCACTACATGTCTTCTTGAACTTCAGGATAATGAGGCAGCATTTAGCTTATGCACAGTCAATTTTCATGATAAAGAGTATGGAACCCTTTTAGCTGTCGGCACAGCAAAGGGACTACAATTTTGGCCCAAAAAAAGTTGTACAGCAGGGTTTATCCATATCTGTAGGTTTATGGATGATGGAAGACGGCTTGAACTTCTACACAAGACACAAGTGGAAGGTGTGCCTCTTTCTTTGTGCCAGTTCCAAGGAAGATTACTTGCTGGGATAGGACAAACCCTCAGATTGTATGACCTAGGAAAGAAGAGATTGCTCAGGAAATGTGAGAATAAGCTGTTCCCCAACACTATCGTCTCTATCCAAACATATCGTGACCGGATTTATGTGGGTGACATCCAAGAG TCATTTCATTACTGCAAGTATAGAAGGGATGAAAACCAGCTATACATATTTGCAGACGATAGTGTACCCAGATGGCTCACAGCATCATACCACATAGATTTTGACACCATGGCTGGTGCAGACAAGTTTGGGAACGTGTACTTTGTCCGGTTACCACAAGATCTGTCCGATGAGATCGAAGAAGATCCTACGGGCGGAAAGATAAAGTGGGAACAAGGGAAGTTGAATGGAGCCCCCAACAAACTAGAGGAAATTGTTCAGTTCCATATAGGTGACAATATCACCTGCATGCAGAAGGCATCTCTCATACCTGGAGGCGGCGAGTGTATGATTTATGGTACCGTAATGGGAAGTGTGGGGTCCTTGCTTGCGTTCACCTCAAGGGAAGATGTTGACTTCTTCTCACACTTGGAGATGCATATGCGGCAGGAACACCCTCCTTTATGTGGAAGAGATCACATGGCATATAGGTCTGCTTATTTCCCTGTTAAG GATGTGATCGATGGAGATCTCTGCGAACAGTTCCCGAATCTGCCTCTAGATTTGCAGAGGAAGATTGCAGATGAGCTTGATAGGACTCCTGGAGAaatattgaagaaactagaagaTGTTAGAAACAAGATTATTTGA